In Alkalihalobacillus sp. AL-G, the genomic stretch CAGTAAAACAGATAAGCCCGTTCCACCACCGAATACAACGACGTTAGGCCTTCGATTTGACATTATACGTTCTCTTTGCATCTTTTTCGATATCGCGATGGCTGCTATGGACGCGATAATCTTTACCTAAATAATCCTTCAAATGTTCAGCAAGCGTGACAGACCGGTGTTTTCCGCCTGTACACCCAACCGCTATGACGAGCTGGCTTTTTCCCTCTCGCTTATAATGCGGAATGATGAAGTCGAGCAGTCCCGTCAGTTTTTCGATGAACTTCTGGGTTTCCGACCATTTTAAAACATAGGAGGACACTTCTTCTTCAAGGCCTGTTTTTGGCCGCATGTGTTCAATATAATGCGGATTCGGTAAAAAACGGACGTCAAATACGAGGTCCGCATCAATCGGCATGCCATATTTGAACCCGAACGACAGGACGTTCACTGTAAAAGGGTGAGCTTCATTTGACGAATACCGCTCGATGATCCGTTCCCGAAGCTGTAATGGTTTTAAATCCGTCGTATCGAGTATATTCTGTGCTCTCCCCTTCAGCTCCTCAAGCATTTCCCGCTCAACCTTGATGCCATCAAGTGGAAGGCCATTTGCTGCAAGTGGGTGAGAACGGCGTGTTTCTTTATATCGTCGGACGAGTGTTGTATCCTTCGCATCTAAAAATAAGATCTGTGGTTTTACAGATGTACTGTCAGTCATCAAGTCGATCGTCTCAAAAAGCTGATCGAAGAATTCACGTCCACGGAGGTCCATGACAAGTGCAACCTTTTTAAGCTTCCCGCCGGATTCCTCCATAAGCTCGACAAATTTAGGCAAAAGCGCAGGTGGTAAGTTGTCGACGCAAAAGAAACCAAGATCCTCAAAGCTTTGCATGGCAACCGTTTTTCCCGCACCGGACATTCCTGTGATGATGACCATCTGAAATTCATTCTGTTCCATCTAACATCCCTCGCTTTCGTCTTTAGTCTATCTTTATTAGGCGAACTTTTATTAGCCCACTTCTTTAGGAAGGATCCAATCGATAACTAAGCAATTCAAACTCTGGTGTATACGTAAATGTTCCGATGATCATACCGCTTCCTGTCACCATATAATCAAGGATATGGTGATCACCAGGAGCCATCGGCAACGTGGCAATCTCTTCTTTCGGTTTCCAGGCGAGCTTTCCCTCATCCGATTCGGTGAGCAGCTCCCCTTCGGATTCAGTAGCATAAAAGGTGAACATCATCCATTCTTGAACGATTTGATCACCATCTTTAATGATGAAATTAAAGACACCCTTTAATTTTGGATTTAACAAATACAACCCGGTTTCTTCACGGTACTCTCGAACAACAGAATCCTTGATCGTTTCTTCTGATTCCATTTTCCCGCCAGGCGCAACCCACCAACCTCTCCTCGGTTTTTGGAGCAATACGACCTGGTTATCCTTTTCGAGTACACAATTTGTAACTCGTTGCACGTGAATCACCTCTTTCTATCATTATACTATGTATCAAAGCCCATCAACAAACACATATCCATGAAAAATGGAATGAACCCACATCATACCTTTTCTCTATAAAGGGGTTGCATCCTCTATAAATAACAATATTGAGGTGCTTCGGCGAACCTAAAGCCTTTTGGTATAAAAAACTCGACTTCCACCTACACAATCCCACTAAAAATGCACAAAAAAATAGCACGGAAACGATTGTTCCGTGCACAAAGATAAGAAATTTATTAAAAGGGGGTCAATTTCTTAATTGTATAATAACTTATCAATATTTCACCTCTGTTACAATCCCATTAAGACAGAATTACGTTTTCAAAAAGTCAAGCTTTTTTCAAACTATTACCATCCCTAGCTCCAAAGGTGCACACTTTTAAAAATGTCGACCCAGCAAAGAAAACTCGGCCGGGCCAAGCCTCCAGTTAATTTTTAATGCTTAGTTTTTCCATTAACGATTCCACGTAATGTTGTGCGCTTTGTGCAGCAATGCTTCCATCTCCTGTAGCGGTAACGATTTGACGAAGGGTTTTTTCACGGATATCGCCCGCTGCAAAAATGCCAGGGATCTTGGTTTCCATTTCTGAGTTTGTTTCTACATAGCCATTTTCATTTGTAATTCCAAGGTTTTTCACAGCTGCATTCAATGGCAGCATCCCGATGTAAATGAATATACCATCCGCTTTGAACTCTTGTTCCTCACCGTTTTGCGTATTGACAAGCGTGACACTTCCAACCTTGTTGTTTTCCGCATTGACCTCTTTGACCGTATGGTTCCAAATAAAGTCGATTTTTTCATTATCAAATGCGCGATCTTGTAAAATTTTCTGTGCGCGAAGCTTATCCCGGCGGTGTACGATCGTAACCTTCGACGCAAATCTCGTCAGGTATACGCCTTCTTCAACCGCAGAATCTCCGCCTCCAACAACGACAAGCTCTTTTTCTTTAAAAAAGGCTCCGTCACAAACTGCGCAATAGGAAACACCGCGTCCGCTCAATTCCTTTTCACCTGGAATGCCAAGCTTTTTGTACTCAGCACCTGTTCCGATAATGATCGAACGAGCCTTATATTCCTTACCGCCACCGACAAGAACCCGTTTATATTCCTCGCCGTCGACAATTTCCTTCACATCGCCATATGCATATTCCGCACCGAACTTCTTCGCATGTTCGAACATTTTATTCGACAAATCCGGTCCTAGAATATGGTCATACCCTGGGTAGTTTTCGACATCCTCCGTGTTCGCCATTTGACCACCCGGAATTCCACGCTCGATCATCAATGTGCTTAAATTTGCACGTGACGTATATACAGCTGCTGTCAATCCCGCAGGACCTGCACCAGCAATAATCACATCATAAATGGTTTCTTCACTCATGCTCTCCACTCCTTAATCTATAAAATCAATTCCAATTTTCCCTATCGTTAGTTTTAACGAATCTTATTTTTTATATTAGAGGGCGTCGTGAATTGTCGACTTGTGAACCTCTACTTATAGTATCGTATTAAATGAAGCTTGTTTAAGTCTAATAAAATGCTCAAAAGATAGCGCAGATATACTTTTTTCCATATTTATAAAGAAAACTCGGCGATTGCCGAGCCTTTAGGTGAAATCAGAGTCGTAGTTGCCCTTATGCTGATAGAAAGTATTTATGCTTTCTCGTGCAAAAAAACACCCTCTCAAAAAGGAAGAGAAGGATGGATCATTCAAGGTATTGGAATTATTTTTTCTTTGCAATTTCTTTTCGATTAGGAGCTAACGGTGGCTGTTCTAACCATTTATTTTTTACCATGAGATTAAACCATTTTTTAGTGACTGTTAGATTTTTTAAAATGACACTTTCATAAGTCGTTACAAGGTCTGTTCGCATGGCTGATGCTAAACCTGCCCCGTTATACATTTGTGCAGCTTGGTACAAGAAACCGATATGATACAACATCAGCTTATCGGAAAAAGGAGAGTCGGTTGAGGTTGTAACTTCAGTCTCCCACGATTTAGGAACTGGTAAATTATCCTTGTTCATTATTTTTGATAAGGATTGGATTTGACCATCAGCCGTTTTCTCGGAATCCTCTAAAAACTTTCTTACTTCTTTTGATTGAGCGACCTGACTGAACCCAATAGATAGGGTTTTAGCCATGATGCCCTTTTTAAGGTTGAAAGATATACTTATGATTTCCG encodes the following:
- the rapZ gene encoding RNase adapter RapZ; the encoded protein is MEQNEFQMVIITGMSGAGKTVAMQSFEDLGFFCVDNLPPALLPKFVELMEESGGKLKKVALVMDLRGREFFDQLFETIDLMTDSTSVKPQILFLDAKDTTLVRRYKETRRSHPLAANGLPLDGIKVEREMLEELKGRAQNILDTTDLKPLQLRERIIERYSSNEAHPFTVNVLSFGFKYGMPIDADLVFDVRFLPNPHYIEHMRPKTGLEEEVSSYVLKWSETQKFIEKLTGLLDFIIPHYKREGKSQLVIAVGCTGGKHRSVTLAEHLKDYLGKDYRVHSSHRDIEKDAKRTYNVKSKA
- a CDS encoding 8-oxo-dGTP diphosphatase, which produces MQRVTNCVLEKDNQVVLLQKPRRGWWVAPGGKMESEETIKDSVVREYREETGLYLLNPKLKGVFNFIIKDGDQIVQEWMMFTFYATESEGELLTESDEGKLAWKPKEEIATLPMAPGDHHILDYMVTGSGMIIGTFTYTPEFELLSYRLDPS
- the trxB gene encoding thioredoxin-disulfide reductase, giving the protein MSEETIYDVIIAGAGPAGLTAAVYTSRANLSTLMIERGIPGGQMANTEDVENYPGYDHILGPDLSNKMFEHAKKFGAEYAYGDVKEIVDGEEYKRVLVGGGKEYKARSIIIGTGAEYKKLGIPGEKELSGRGVSYCAVCDGAFFKEKELVVVGGGDSAVEEGVYLTRFASKVTIVHRRDKLRAQKILQDRAFDNEKIDFIWNHTVKEVNAENNKVGSVTLVNTQNGEEQEFKADGIFIYIGMLPLNAAVKNLGITNENGYVETNSEMETKIPGIFAAGDIREKTLRQIVTATGDGSIAAQSAQHYVESLMEKLSIKN